The Paeniglutamicibacter sulfureus genome includes a region encoding these proteins:
- a CDS encoding 6,7-dimethyl-8-ribityllumazine synthase, protein MSKQLHVAFIKAGWHSDIVDQSLIGFKQDMETSGQSHTIHVVTVPGAFEMPLQAKRLADSGKYDAVVAAALVVDGGIYRHDFVAQAVVEGLMRVQLDTNVPTFSVSLTPHHFHSTPDHEKFYFEHFLKKGAEAARAVRAIAELAV, encoded by the coding sequence ATGAGCAAGCAGCTGCACGTCGCATTCATCAAGGCCGGCTGGCATTCCGACATAGTGGACCAGAGCCTGATCGGATTCAAGCAGGACATGGAAACATCGGGCCAGTCCCACACGATCCATGTCGTTACCGTGCCCGGAGCCTTCGAAATGCCGCTGCAGGCCAAGCGTCTGGCTGATTCGGGCAAGTACGACGCCGTTGTCGCGGCGGCGCTCGTTGTCGATGGCGGAATCTACCGGCATGATTTCGTCGCCCAGGCAGTGGTCGAAGGCCTCATGCGCGTGCAGCTTGACACGAACGTGCCGACATTCTCCGTGAGTCTGACACCGCACCATTTCCACTCCACACCCGACCACGAAAAGTTCTACTTCGAGCATTTCTTGAAAAAAGGCGCCGAAGCCGCTCGCGCAGTACGTGCCATCGCAGAACTCGCAGTCTAG
- a CDS encoding O-succinylhomoserine sulfhydrylase, producing the protein MSDPQHGPRSDASAHSPSAGNAEAPDQVWGAQTALVRGGIDRTHFQETSEALFLTSGYVFDSAEAAEASFNGEVERFVYSRYGNPTVAAFQEKLRLIEGAEACFATASGMSAVFTALGALLAAGDRVVASRSLFGSCFVVLNEILPRWGVKTEFVDGHDLAQWERALATPATAVFFESPSNPLQELVDIRAVVQLAHDAGAQVVVDNIFATPLLQRTTELGADVVVYSGTKHMDGQGRVLGGAVLGRKDFIDGPVRNLMRHTGPALSPFNAWTLLKGLETMKLRVDYSVASALKIASWLEDQSGVSRVIYPFLESHPQYDLARSQMSGGGTVVTFELDPGRGPAKEAAFRLLNGLKLVDISNNLGDAKSLITHPATTTHRAMGPQGRAVIGLGDGIVRLSVGLETTDDLLGDLGAALGS; encoded by the coding sequence ATGTCAGATCCCCAGCATGGTCCAAGGTCCGACGCGTCGGCACACAGCCCGTCCGCGGGCAACGCGGAGGCACCGGACCAGGTATGGGGCGCGCAGACCGCTTTGGTGCGTGGCGGCATCGACCGCACGCATTTTCAGGAGACCTCGGAGGCACTGTTCCTGACTTCGGGGTATGTCTTCGATTCGGCGGAGGCTGCGGAGGCCTCCTTTAATGGCGAGGTCGAGCGCTTCGTCTATTCCCGTTACGGCAATCCGACGGTCGCCGCTTTCCAGGAGAAGCTGCGGCTCATCGAGGGTGCCGAAGCCTGCTTCGCCACGGCCAGCGGCATGTCTGCTGTCTTCACCGCACTGGGCGCGCTGCTGGCGGCCGGGGACCGCGTAGTTGCGTCCCGGAGCCTCTTCGGTTCCTGCTTTGTGGTGCTGAACGAGATCCTGCCACGCTGGGGTGTGAAAACCGAGTTCGTGGACGGTCACGACCTCGCCCAATGGGAACGGGCGCTCGCCACTCCGGCCACCGCGGTCTTCTTCGAATCCCCCTCGAACCCGCTCCAGGAGCTGGTGGACATCCGCGCCGTCGTTCAGCTGGCGCATGACGCGGGGGCGCAGGTCGTGGTGGACAACATCTTCGCCACGCCGCTGCTGCAGCGGACGACGGAGCTGGGCGCCGACGTCGTGGTGTATTCCGGCACCAAGCACATGGACGGGCAGGGCAGGGTCCTCGGCGGCGCGGTCTTGGGACGCAAGGACTTCATCGACGGTCCGGTCCGGAACTTGATGAGGCACACCGGTCCCGCACTGAGCCCGTTCAACGCCTGGACTCTGCTCAAGGGCCTGGAGACTATGAAACTGCGCGTCGATTACTCGGTGGCTTCGGCGTTGAAGATTGCCAGCTGGCTCGAGGACCAGTCGGGCGTTAGCCGTGTCATCTATCCGTTCCTTGAATCGCATCCGCAATACGACCTGGCTCGAAGCCAGATGAGCGGCGGCGGCACGGTCGTGACGTTCGAACTGGACCCGGGCCGCGGCCCGGCCAAGGAAGCGGCCTTCCGACTGCTCAACGGCTTGAAGCTGGTTGACATCTCCAACAATCTCGGCGATGCCAAGTCCCTGATTACCCATCCGGCGACCACCACCCACCGCGCCATGGGTCCTCAGGGGCGCGCCGTGATCGGGCTCGGCGATGGAATCGTGCGTCTGTCCGTCGGGCTGGAAACGACCGATGACCTCCTGGGGGACCTGGGCGCTGCCCTGGGCAGCTGA
- the cycA gene encoding D-serine/D-alanine/glycine transporter: MSNNSSEPHLERGLSNRHIQLIAIGGAIGTGLFMGSGKTIAVAGPSVIFVYMIIGFMLFFVMRAMGELLLSNTNYKNFSDFAGDILGPWAAFFTGWTYWFCWVVTGIADVVAISHYVAYWWKDLPLWIPAVVCILLLVALNLPSVKNFGETEFWFALVKIVAIGALIVVGLVMIITGFENNGATASFANLWNDGGMFPTGFMGFVAGFQIAVFAFVGIELVGTTAAETKDPEKTLPKAINSIPVRILFFYVGALVILMAVQPWKLFSAEESPFVGMFAMAGLVGAAGIINFVVLTSATSSANSGIYSTSRMIHGLAEEGDAPKGFAKLSRTKVPRNALLFSCMFLLAGVALLYAEGGVAEAFTLVTTISALCFMFVWSIILISYLVYRKRRPQLHAASKFKMPGGTFMPYVVLTFFGFILWALTTQADTMAALLFTPIWFVALGIGYAILRSKPKHAELRAMHGAKVAQERMLAASFNAGVVVDEAELKEPAAK, from the coding sequence ATGAGCAACAACAGTTCCGAGCCCCACCTCGAGCGCGGGCTCTCCAACCGCCACATCCAGCTAATCGCGATCGGCGGCGCCATCGGCACCGGCCTGTTCATGGGCTCCGGCAAGACCATTGCGGTCGCCGGCCCCTCCGTGATCTTTGTGTACATGATTATCGGCTTCATGCTCTTCTTCGTGATGCGTGCGATGGGCGAACTGCTGCTGAGCAACACCAATTACAAGAACTTCTCCGACTTCGCCGGGGACATCCTGGGCCCCTGGGCGGCATTCTTCACCGGCTGGACCTACTGGTTCTGCTGGGTGGTCACAGGCATCGCCGACGTCGTGGCGATTTCCCACTACGTGGCGTACTGGTGGAAGGACCTGCCGCTCTGGATTCCGGCCGTGGTCTGCATCCTGCTGCTGGTGGCCCTGAACCTGCCGAGCGTGAAGAACTTCGGCGAGACCGAGTTCTGGTTCGCCCTGGTCAAGATCGTCGCCATCGGCGCATTGATCGTTGTAGGCCTGGTCATGATCATCACCGGCTTCGAGAACAACGGCGCCACCGCCTCCTTCGCAAACCTCTGGAACGACGGCGGGATGTTCCCGACCGGCTTCATGGGCTTCGTCGCCGGCTTCCAGATCGCAGTGTTCGCGTTCGTCGGCATCGAGCTGGTGGGCACCACCGCCGCCGAGACCAAGGACCCGGAAAAGACCCTGCCCAAGGCCATCAATTCCATCCCGGTCCGCATCCTCTTCTTCTACGTTGGTGCGCTGGTTATTCTCATGGCCGTCCAGCCATGGAAGCTGTTCAGCGCCGAGGAATCCCCGTTTGTGGGCATGTTCGCGATGGCCGGCCTGGTGGGTGCCGCCGGCATCATCAACTTCGTGGTGCTGACCTCGGCCACCTCCAGCGCGAACTCCGGGATCTACTCGACCTCCCGCATGATCCACGGCCTGGCAGAGGAAGGCGACGCGCCCAAGGGCTTCGCCAAGCTCTCGAGGACCAAGGTCCCGCGCAATGCACTGCTGTTCTCCTGCATGTTCCTGCTCGCCGGCGTGGCCCTGCTCTACGCCGAGGGCGGCGTGGCCGAGGCCTTCACCCTGGTCACCACCATTTCGGCACTGTGCTTCATGTTCGTCTGGTCGATCATCCTGATCAGCTACCTGGTCTACCGCAAGCGCCGCCCGCAGCTGCACGCGGCCAGCAAGTTCAAGATGCCCGGCGGAACCTTCATGCCCTACGTGGTCCTGACCTTCTTCGGTTTCATCCTCTGGGCGCTGACCACCCAGGCCGACACCATGGCCGCACTGCTCTTCACCCCGATCTGGTTCGTGGCACTGGGCATCGGCTACGCAATCCTGCGAAGCAAGCCGAAGCACGCCGAGCTGCGTGCCATGCACGGAGCCAAGGTCGCCCAGGAGCGCATGCTCGCCGCGTCGTTCAACGCCGGCGTCGTCGTCGACGAGGCGGAGCTGAAGGAACCGGCCGCGAAGTAA
- a CDS encoding LLM class flavin-dependent oxidoreductase, translating into MLATGVKNIGFLSFGHWTDHPQSGTRSASDSLLQAIDLAVAAEELGADGAYFRVHHFAQQHASPFPLLAAIGARTSRIEIGTGVIDMRYENPLYMAKDAGAADLISGGRLQLGISRGSPEQVIDGWRHFGFSPAEGESDAEMGRRHTERLLEVLTGDGFAEPNPNPMFPNPPGLLRVEPHSEGLRERIWWGSGSNATAVWAAKLGMNLQSSTLKDDESGKPFHVQQAEQIELYRQTWKEAGHPREPRVSVSRSIFALTDERDWQYFGRDRYSSDQVGNIDAKTRAVFGKSYAGEPDELAKKLAEDEAIAASDTLLLTVPNQLGVEYNAHVIESILTHVAPLLGWR; encoded by the coding sequence ATGTTGGCAACGGGTGTGAAGAACATCGGATTTTTGTCATTCGGCCATTGGACCGACCACCCGCAGTCCGGCACGCGCAGTGCGTCGGACTCGCTGCTACAGGCCATTGACCTCGCGGTCGCGGCCGAAGAGCTCGGCGCGGACGGTGCGTACTTCCGCGTCCACCACTTCGCCCAGCAACATGCCTCCCCGTTCCCGCTGCTGGCCGCAATCGGCGCGCGGACCAGCCGCATCGAGATCGGCACCGGCGTGATCGACATGCGCTACGAGAACCCGCTCTACATGGCCAAGGATGCCGGCGCGGCCGACCTCATCTCCGGTGGCCGGTTGCAGCTGGGCATTAGCCGTGGTTCACCCGAGCAGGTCATCGACGGGTGGCGCCACTTCGGCTTCTCCCCTGCAGAGGGCGAATCCGACGCCGAGATGGGCCGCCGGCATACCGAGCGCCTGCTCGAGGTGCTGACCGGCGACGGCTTCGCGGAGCCGAACCCAAACCCGATGTTCCCGAATCCTCCGGGCCTGCTGCGCGTGGAGCCGCACTCCGAGGGCCTGCGCGAGCGCATTTGGTGGGGCTCCGGCTCCAACGCCACGGCCGTCTGGGCCGCAAAGCTCGGCATGAACCTGCAAAGCTCCACGCTCAAGGACGACGAGTCCGGCAAGCCCTTTCACGTCCAGCAGGCCGAGCAGATCGAGCTCTACCGGCAGACCTGGAAGGAAGCCGGGCACCCGCGGGAGCCGCGCGTCTCGGTCAGCCGCAGCATCTTCGCGCTGACTGACGAACGCGACTGGCAGTACTTCGGCCGCGACCGCTACAGCTCCGACCAGGTGGGCAACATCGATGCCAAGACCCGCGCGGTCTTCGGCAAGTCCTACGCCGGGGAACCCGACGAGCTGGCCAAGAAGCTGGCCGAGGACGAGGCGATCGCCGCCTCAGACACCCTGCTGCTCACTGTCCCGAACCAGCTCGGCGTCGAGTACAACGCGCACGTCATCGAATCGATCCTGACGCACGTGGCGCCGTTGCTCGGCTGGCGCTGA